In a genomic window of Chrysemys picta bellii isolate R12L10 chromosome 1, ASM1138683v2, whole genome shotgun sequence:
- the LOC135980943 gene encoding SRRM2 protein homolog rsr-2-like, with the protein MQADNRKRAPAWTVREVLDLIAVWGEDSVLAELRSKRRNAKTFEKISKGMMERGHNRDSEQCRVKVKELRQAYQKTKEANGRSGSEPRTCRYYAELHAILGGAATTTPPLFVDSGSGIVSTPEDSADGVEEEEEEELAESTQHSILPNSQDLFITLTEVPSQASQASTQDSDPMEGTSAAANSSSLPPPSRRLSQIRRRKKKTREDMFSEIMQSSRSDRAHLNEWKETVSKYRKEVSDREDRRDQREERRDQREERRDDRDERWRQEDQRMKDATLGLLRRLVEVQERLLENRLPLQPLFHPPPSPCSVSSSPRRVRTRGGRLRTPSHSTPVDSPSKRLSFF; encoded by the exons atgcaggctgataatcgaaaaagagcaccagcatggaccgtgagggaggtactggatctgatcgctgtatggggagaggattcagtgcttgcagaacttcgttctaaaagacgaaatgcaaaaacttttgaaaaaatttccaagggcatgatggagagaggccacaatagggactctgagcagtgccgcgtgaaggtcaaggagctcagacaagcctatcaaaaaacaaaggaggcaaacggtcgctccgggtcagagccgcggacatgccgctactacgccgagctgcatgcaattctagggggggctgccaccactaccccacctttgttcgtggattctgggtcggggatagtctcgacgcctgaggattctgccgatggggtagaggaggaggaggaggaggagcttgcagagagcacacagcactccattctccccaacagccaggatctttttatcaccctgactgaagtaccctcccaagcctcccaagccagtacccaagactctgaccccatggaagggacctcag cagctgcaaattcctcaagcctccctcctccatcccgaaggttatcacagataaggcgtcgtaagaagaagacgcgggaggacatgttttctgaaattatgcaatccagcaggagtgacagagctcatctgaatgagtggaaggaaacagtttcaaagtataggaaagaagtcagtgatcgtgaggacaggagggaccaacgtgaggagaggagggaccaacgtgaggagaggagggacgatcgagatgagagatggcggcaggaagaccagaggatgaaggatgcaacgctggggctgctccggcgtctggtggaggttcaggaacggctgctggaaaacagactgccgcttcagcccctgttccaccctcccccctccccatgttccgtatcctcctcacccagacgtgtaagaacgcggggggggaggctccgtacaccttcccattccaccccagtagacagcccaagcaaaaggctgtcatttttttaa